In a single window of the Populus alba chromosome 16, ASM523922v2, whole genome shotgun sequence genome:
- the LOC118056129 gene encoding protein LURP-one-related 15, with amino-acid sequence MATGHAPGNPIPAVRKYPPVEHPVVVIGPQYLTQYPVELAVSTKLWTLGENDFKVSDINGTLIFQIKSKKLSLHDRRFLKDAAGNTLVNLRQKIRTMHRRWEAFRGESKEEKDLLFTAKKSKLFQFKTDLDVFLANNKGDVPDFKVKGGYRESSCSVFLGDSNTMLAQMHRRHTLASTILETDRFGVTVYPNVDYAFIVALVVILDEINADRSGED; translated from the exons ATGGCTACTGGGCACGCACCAGGCAACCCCATTCCAGCTGTGAGAAAATACCCGCCGGTGGAGCATCCAGTGGTGGTAATAGGGCCACAGTACCTGACACAGTACCCTGTTGAGCTCGCCGTGTCTACAAAGCTATGGACTCTTGGAGAGAATGATTTTAAGGTGTCTGACATTAATGGCACCCTCATCTTCCAGATCAAGAGTAAAAAATTAAGCCTACATGATCGTCGTTTTCTGAAAGATGCAGCTGGTAACACCCTTGTGAATCTCAGGCAGAAG ATAAGGACCATGCATCGGAGGTGGGAGGCTTTTAGAGGAGAAAGCAAGGAGGAGAAAGATTTGCTTTTCACAGCCAAGAAATCAAAGTTGTTCCAATTCAAGACTGACTTAGACGTGTTCTTGGCTAACAACAAAGGAGACGTCCCTGATTTCAAGGTCAAAGGAGGCTACAGAGAGAGTTCCTGCTCTGTATTTCTTGGAGATTCCAATACCATGCTGGCACAG ATGCATAGAAGACACACTCTCGCGAGTACTATTTTGGAGACAGATCGTTTTGGAGTGACTGTGTATCCTAATGTTGATTATGCCTTCATAGTAGCTCTTGTGGTGATTCTCGACGAGATCAATGCGGATCGTAGTGGAGAAGATTAA